Genomic segment of Coffea arabica cultivar ET-39 chromosome 1e, Coffea Arabica ET-39 HiFi, whole genome shotgun sequence:
ATTGCAATTAAGAACCCACCggtaaaataaaaattactgCTTCTGATGACTAACTGATGGCAGCTACAGCGTAGGGCTCAAGCAACGCACCCGCGGCAATTTCCCTAGTTTTAAGATTTTTTAACCTCTTCAAAACTTCAATTTAAGCCGGTCACCCCGCCCATGACCTCATACAACGCGAGTATTCGTGAGACAGAAACCCGTGACATTTAGTCCCGATCTCTTCTCCAAACAAACTAAGCTGCTATCCCACCTGAGACCAAATATCATTCGCATTTCGATAACTTCTGATCATTAATTCTCCCCGCCTTtagttctttctttctttcttttttcctttttgtttttattttcatattcACATGTaaaaaagaccaaaaaaaaagggaaaagaagaagaacgaCGGTTGGATAAAATGCTGGaagaaataaattaatgatCAAAGATTGTATGAGTAAATTTTGAGAGAGATATCTTGAGATCTTTGGGAAATGGCGGCGGCGGACGGGAGCGAATACTTCGACGTAATAGTAGAAGCACAAGGTGATGGTTTCTCGAGGCCGTCGAACGCGGAGTTTGTGGAGCAGGATGAAGAGGAGCTCGTGTGGGCGGCGCTTGAGAGGTTGCCGACGCACAAGCGCTCCAACTTCGCCCTGTTGAGGCGTACGCCCTCCGAAACTACTGATTCCGCTGAGCCGAGGAGTGAGACCGTCGACGTTAGGAAACTCGATCGCCTCAATCGCGAACTCGTGGTCAAACGCGCCTTGGCTACCTCCGACCAGGATAACTATAAACTCCTCGCCGCCGTTAAAGAACGCCTCGATAGGTTCTACATCTTCCCCCACACCCACACACACGTACCAAAATCTGCATGCACACGTGGCCTCTATCTTCATAATAGAAAATTGACCTTCTCTCAATTCTGTCATGTGTgatatttttggttaaattacAGTTCATTATGTATCCGAGTGTGCATTAACTCAGTTGCGAAACTGTTGGTTGGGGAGTTGAGCTTTTTACTATTTGAGCCATGCATAGATGATTTCAGATTAGGTGAAAAGAAGAGGCATAGAAAGTTATTTATTTGTCTTCTTTCCCTACGGTGGATTTCTTTCTAAATCATCGCTTAAGAGATTTATTACGTCTATCAGTGTTTGAAATTCACGATATTTTATACTGTGACTTAATTATTACTTATTTACCTTATTGATAGAGTGGGAATTGAGATACCAAAAGTTGAGGTTCGCTTCCAGGACCTTAACATCACAGCAAACGTGCAAGTAGGGTCTAGAGCGTTGCCAACTTTGGTGAATTTCAGTCGTGATATCGTCGAGGTTAGTCAGTGGTTATTTAATTTCTTCAATCTACCATTTCTTGTAACTTCTGATGGTAAATACTGAGTTGAGGTTTAGTTTTGTATATTAACCTGAATTACATTGATTAATTGCAGCAAGTTTTAACCAAGCTGAAGATTTTTCGGCCGAAGAGATATTGTCTTACCATTTTGAATAATCTCAATGGTGTTGTAAAGCCTGGGAGGTACAAAAACTCTCTCTCACCTTTCCCTTGCtacttttttttccatttttttttgttaggcaccccttgctacatgtttaatacTTATTGTTACAGAAATCTAAGAGCAATGTGAAATCTGTTAGAAATTTGAGTAACTGTATAGTACATAGAGGGTTTAAGGCGTGAATTACACCAAATAACCTTGCATGTCTTAGACTGGAGTTACGCGTTTGTCTTTATCAGGAACATACGTATCCATCTTGAATCAAGAAATACGACCTCCAATGTAGACTAGAATGTACTAGCATGCAATTGGTTTGACACCCGGTAATCTTACAATTATTTGCAACTTAAGCAAACTAAGATCTACTCGGAGGAAAGGGGCTATAGTTGATTTCTTCAAGCAAATTGATGACTCAGGCTAAAAGCATTAGGGCAATTAAAAAGTAAAGTTAAAAACAATGAACTTCgctaaaaaaaaatcaccttCAGTGAGATTCTATCCGCTACTACAACTGAAATTCATGATAGGAATTAAAGCAACTGTAAGTTTAATTATTTCTCTATCTGGCTTTTTCTAGGATGACATTGCTTTTGGGACCTCCAGGTTCTGGAAAGTCCACACTACTACGAGCTCTTGCAGGAAAAATTGATGAGGGATTGAAGGTTAGTTTACCGTATATTGATTCCAACCTCTCTTGTTGGACTAGTAATACATGTTCCCAGATTGTTGAATAGATTGATTTATTTGTAGGCAGAACTGAGAAATCCTATCAATTCGTAGTTATCTTTTGCCAACTGCTAGTACAAATCTGGGATCCTTGATTAAGAGCTATAAAAGAAGGGTTGTACAGAATTTTattccaaatttaattttccttttgtcATACTTAAAGCCACTTGTTGAAAGCGGGGATATAAAATAACTCTAATATTGTGAGATGGAACAGGACATGTCCTGATATCAAGATGCAAGAATTAATTGTTCAAGTCAGATAAACTTTCTAAAGTAGTGTTGATTGAATAAGAATACAAATATCTGGCTGCTCATGTTTCTCAAGCCATCAGATTTACATGACCTTCAAAGACATAAAGTGGGAGGAACAAATGATAATTTAGCTGGTGTTTTCTTTCCTAATGCATTTGTGGGAGATGGGAAAAAAGAAGGTCAATTACTCCGAAGATATTTGCATCAAAACTTAGCCCTCGTTTCTGGATTTTGTTGACCTCCACTTAGACTTGTTATTAGATCATTGTAGCTTGCTTTTACCCAACATGAAAAATATGTCTTTGACAAAGAATAAAGTCTTTTTCACTTGCATATGACTGTATTCTATCATGTGGAGAATACATCTGTTTTTGGCTTTGGTGctaagaattttttttgttgtggtCTTTGAAGTTTGCAAATGTCTTATTTAGAAGATCTTCTCATATGGAGTGTTTACAAATCAAGTAGGCACTTTTGAAATATAAAGTAGTCAATATTTTGACTCAGTTTCTCCATTTTAGCACATTTATGATTGAAGACTTGATTATATCATCTTTATCTTTAGAGGATGTTTGAATTTCACCTTTGATGTTTTTCTCATCAATAACAAAACAATTTGGTACCAGAAAAGTGGGAACATATCATATAATGGTCAAAAGCTTGAGGAATTTTGCATTCAAAGGACTTCGGCTTACATTAGTCAGACAGATAATCACATTGCCGAGTTGACTGTGAGGGAAACATTGGATTTTGCAGCTAGATGCCAAGGTGCAAGTGAAGGTTTTGCAGGTTTGTCCTTATGGTTTCACCACATTCAGTTGCTAGCTTATTCAATACACCAGAATTAATGTTGATATCATTTGATTGTGCATTTCTATATTAAGATTCTTGGCTCATTTATATTCATAAAATTGGGGACACCATTAAAATGAAAATATCATAGGTGGAACTTGGTTGAAGTGTAACTATGCCTACTTTTACATCAGGGTATTCGGTTGTCATGCTTAGATAGAActtgtttctcatttttgcaGTTTGCCCTCCATCCTTGTTTTTTGTTGTCAGTTTGTTGTTTGTTCTTATTCAATCTGAGTCCAAGCCATTTCCTGATATTTGTGTCATTCTCATTGTACCAGTAAAATGGTTAGGCAAATCATGTCAAGGTTGTGGGGTTTTCACTCTAAGCTAAGGTTGCCATAGGTTAGATCCCACTGACTAACTTGCCCTGTTGGTGAGGATTTAGTTGGGCTGTAAACATTTTTTACCTTTCTTCCATTTTCATAGTTTATGATTCAGCAGTCATGGAAGGACAGATATAGTATCCAAGGACATATCATTTGAATCCCTTGGCTTAAAGGGCTTCAAGAGCTTTAGTTGTCCAATTTGGGGATTTTTTGTCAGAGTATTTGATTGCTATTGAAGGACAGCAAAGTTGTTatttatttgcatttttaatCTGGAACTGCAGAATATATGAAAGATCTTACTCGTCTAGAGAAGGAGAGGAATATACGTCCTATTCCTGAGATTGACGCATTTATGAAGGTGGCTTTTGTATCTTGTTCAGTTATCTTATTAGAGTAATTTGCCATTTGCAATATTTCCATATGATGATTGGGCAACAATGTTTTATTTCAGGCATCATCTGTTGGTGGTACTAAGCACAGTGTATCCACCGAATACTACCTGAAAATTCTTGGTCTTGATGCTTGTTCAGATACTCTGGTTGGTAATGAAATGCTTAGGGGCATTTCAGGTGGTCAAAGAAAGAGAGTCACTACAGGTCTATTGCTGCCTCTGTGGTATCACCTTAAAATCTGCCAGTATGGTTGAAATACATGGTTTTCTTTCTATCTTAGTCTCTTAAAAACTTGGCTCCTCAAGTGCCCCAGTGATTGGGGCCTTATATCTCTATATTTTCACAGTTTTCATGAGTTATATGCTTTATTCTTATGCATTCTTGAAGATTTTCATGATCAATTTCTCCTTCATACTTGATGCAAATGACTCCACATGCTTGTTCTTGGAATTTGCTTGAGTTCAGAGAGATTGGTTTTATTCAAACTAATTTCaatccccaaaaaaaatataattgcactttgtgctccaaatttttatGAAGTGGTTAAATGATACTTCTCATGATTCCTGGTTTAGAGCATGATTATTAGCAAGTGGCTTATTAAGATGGTTTTGTTTCTTGATGTGTGTCTAGTGTATCCTTTTGAGACAAAACCACATCTGTTAAGCATCAGAAACCTTAATAGTGCAACCTTTGGGAATACATCTGATTGTGCAAACGATATCAAGGCATTCTACTTCTTGTTGTATCAGTATTGTTTCTTGTCAACAAATTTGCTGACACTGTCTTGAATATCCTATTTTTCTTAAGCCACATTTTTGTAAACTTTTGTTCCTACTAGTATCTCTATCCACATGCATTCTTTTGAACAAATGGTGATTGATGTTTACTTGCGCTCTAATAGTCCAAGATCAATTTTCTTGTGTACTTGTTTATGATCTGTTTACAATCTGCTTCAAACAAATCTATTTTGTTGTTTGAGTCCCTGTGCATTAGTTCTATGGTGAGATTCTCCACAGAAAGCTCAATAGAGTAAGGAAATAAAGAAGAGAATTAGTTCCCTTTTTCAATTGCTAACGCTTTTGGTGACAGTGGAAAGGAATAGCTGGATGGcccatttctgcaacaaaataAAGTTAAAAGAAGTTGTAGATCACTAAATTCGTTTGTAACTTACTCAAATTTAACGAAGTTTTTTAGGGAAAGATGAAGGTGGAGGAATTAGAAAGGCAAGTTAacaggggaaaagaaaaacaagtttgAGTTAGCTATGGTTTTGATGTGAGGAACCTTGCACCTTTTGGGTTTTGTAGTTTCCTTTAAATactaatctctctctctctctctctctctaccctttcttttttttccattttttttgtaTAGGAGAAATGGTGGTTGGCCCCAGGAAAACATTATTCATGGATGAAATATCCACTGGACTCGATAGCTCCACAACCTACCAAATTGTCAAATGCTTGAGGAATTTTGTTCATTTAATGGAAGGAACAATTTTAATGGCTTTACTTCAGCCTGCACCTGAGACTTTTGATCTATTTGATGATCTGATTGTAATATCCGAAGGATATATTGTGTATCAAGGCCCTCGGGCAGATGTTGTGGATTTCTTTGAGTCTCTAGGCTTTCGACTCCCACCTCGTAAGGGTGTAGCGGACTTTCTTCAAGAGGTAcattatattttgattttctttgctTCTTTATTGATGTTCATTAGGCACTCACTCTGTTTTCTATTTATAGGTGACCTCGCGAAAGGATCAGGCTCAATACTGGGCTGATAGGTCAAAACCTTATGTATTCATTCCTGTTCCAAAAATTGTTGAGGCTTTTCAAAATTCCAGATATGGTCAGGATTTGGCAGCTAATATTTCAGCTTCATATGATAAATCCAATGCTCACCCTTCAGCTTTGTCTAAATCCAAGTATGCTGTGTCCATATGGGAGCTCTTTAAAGCATGTTTTGCTAGGGAATTACTTCTAATTAGCAGACATCGTTTTCTCTACATCTTTAGGACATGCCAGGTATGCTTTGTGTCCTGTAAGACAAATACCATACTTCTGTTTCTTTGATATCCGATATTTAGCCTGTATGGCGTAACTTGTAATCCTTAAGGCAATATCACAGCATTGGACCCAAGGCTGCTAGGGTTAGGAATGAGTATGGGTTAAGAATATAAGATGTATCCTTTCCCATACAATATGTCTTTGCAAGTGTCAAACTTGAATTTAGAATATCAAAATAAGTTGATATGAGTTAACATATCATATGAAGGATTTTTGTCGATCATTGTGGGTTCATGATACTGAAGTGTCGACTGCTGTCTTCGAATTGATCTTATTGGTTaaatttcacttcattttttGTTAGGCGGTCCAGATAATTCAATCCTTTTTAACAACATCGTTTTTCTGAGAAATTGCTGGTCTTACGGTTTTTCTGTCCATAAACTGGGTAATGTTGCCAATACAATACTATAAAATTAGGAAGTTATCAATCAGTAAACTGAGATATGTATTTATCTGCCGGTAAGTGTTTAAACATGAATATTTTCATTGTAGGCAGGCACTTTCACAGTATTGGAATTTGATTAAACTATTTACCTCTGACAGAAACTTGACTACTTGTCATTTTGGGTTCCTGTTGTTTGCAATTTCCAAAACAATTTGAACTCTCAAACTTGAAAAGACTGTCAAGGAAATAACCTTGCTTTTGGTTGATTGTTTTTTGTCTCATCAAGTATATTGTGCATTGTGCTAATTTTCCATGTATTTTCTTCCCTCTTACCCTTGTGTGTTGTAAGTTTTACTTTTTAAAAACTTGCTCTGatatttttttggtattaaattaTGCATATGTAGACCTTTTATACTAATTCTCAATGAGTGAACATGGCACATTTTATGCACTTTTGACTGGCTACTACTTTCATGTGCATGTGAATCTTGCTTAATTGCTAAGAGACAGTTAGTTGGAGAGTTTATGATATTAAGAACTCTTCTTATCTGGCTTTCACATTTGATTCAAAAGTCTATGTTTTTGAGTGATAGTACACATTAACATATCATTTCTTTTATTGGTAAAGATGCACAGATATTTTTATTCTctgtatttttaagaaaatgaaaACTGGGGGTTTGTAAAAAAACTTTTATTGTATAAAAAGAGGTTAACAGTCTAGTTAATCAAGTAAAATTAGGTTGACAGTCTGATGTAATCTATCGTAGGAATGAATCTTTTGTTATTGTTcctgattctttgataaatTCAACTCATCCTTCCTACACTTGAATTATGAAAAGGCGtataaaatgatgaaaaataagGAAGGTATTTGCATCATTAAGTCATAAAAAgagttaaaaaatgaaaatgattttgGATGAGAGTAATCTTAGAACACCACTAAGCATTTGGCCCCTATACATTGATCAATTTTTAACAATCTTTAAGCTAATTAGGAAACATTTGTTGGATACTCACCCCAACAATTTCTTTCTGAAAAAGTTTCTTGCTCTATTCGTAATTTGTGTAATCATAATTGGGAAAGATGCCATGGGATCATGGTCCAGATCCAAAATGGTAAAAGATACCATGACTGTTTAGGCCCTTTGTCCATCATTGAGGCCATTGAATACTTTTCTTTGTCCATCTTTGAGGCCATTGATTATTTTTCTTTGTCCATCTTTGTGGCTGTTGAATACCTTTTAGAATGACGATTGCCTAGACGTAATACATCTTTCTGGTATTTAAGCGGCATTACGATTCTTTAATCTGCCTACAAGTCTGTTTCTGTCATTCTGGAATTGTAAATGATGTCTTCATGCCACAGGTTGCATTTGTAGGATTTGTCACGTGTACAATGTTCCTGCGAACACGACTGCATCCAACAGATTTGACAAATGGAAATCTCTATCTGGCTTGTTTATTTTTTGGCCTAGTGCATATGATGTTCAACGGGCTCTCAGAGCTTCCTATTATGATTTTTCGACTTCCAGTATTTTACAAGCAGAGAGATAATTTCTTCCATCCTGCATGGGCCTGGTCCGTCTCTAGTTGGATTACACGTGTACCCTACTCTGTTATTGAAGCTGCAGTGTGGTCTTGTGTTGTATACTACAGTGTTGGATTTGCACCCAGTCCTGGGAGGTATCCCCCATCACTTTTCCAGCCTTTTATATGTGCAGTTGCATTTACTTAACAAGCTTCTAATCTGTCCAATTGGGAAATCTCTCAGATTTTTCCGGTATATGCTTCTACTATTTTCTATGCATCAAATGGCTCTGGCTCTCTTCCGAATGATTGCATCTGTTTCACGAGATATAACTATCTCCAGTACATTTGGATCAGCAGCACTACTAGTTATATTCTTGCTGGGAGGATTTATTATGCCGAAGGGTACACTTTTCAGATGATTCTGTGAAGTAGATGCCtctcttatttatttttctcttaccttATATACTTCATATTCTTTCAGAAATGATTAAGCCATGGTGGGTCTGGGCCTTTTGGGTGTCTCCATTGTCCTATGGGCAGCGTGCAATTTCTGTTAATGAATTTACTGCAACAAGATGGATGGAGGTTTGGTTTTTCTCTTCATTATATATGTGATAGAAAATAATTCACAAACCTTTTTTGCATGCATATTATGACCTCTTtgccaaaattttcatttggcAGAAAACAACTTCTGGAAATATTTCCCTAGGGTACAGCATTCTCCAATCACACAGTCTACCCAGTGCTGGTTACTGGTATTGGCTAGGTTTTGGGGTCTTATTAGTTTACACTCTGCTTCTCAATATTGCAGGGACAATGGCCTTGACTTTTCTTAATCGTAAGTTATTAGACAGATGATCAACATTACTCTACATTATAATTTTGAAAAGTATGAGAATAAATTATGAACTATATAATCAGATTGTTCAGTTTTTCACAGCTTCTTTTATCGTACAGCTATCAGGAAATCTCAAGCAACCATTCCACCAGAGGTCACGCAGGAAAACAGAGTTGAGAATGGTATAGGATTTATCCTTTATTCTTTTTGCCACTAATTTTTGTATGTCTTTTCACACCTATCATCATCTGGCAGGAAGCGTAGCAAATTCTGAATCAGATACCATTCCTTCTAGGCTTGGGCGTAGAAAGAAGGGAATGATTCTCCCATTTCAACCTTTAATAATGAGTTTCCACAATGTCAACTATTTTGTTGACATGCCAAAGGTAACAGCATGAAGTGATTTTGCTTCCCTCTGGCTTTTATATTATAGTACACAGCTGAAGAAGTTCTACTTTGTCTTCAAGGAAATGAGTTCACAAGGTATCACAGAAAAGAGGTTGCAATTGCTGTCAAATGTTAGCGGACTATTTTCACCAGGAGTGCTTACAGCATTAGttgggtcaagtggtgcggGTAAGACCACATTGATGGATGTCCTTGCTGGAAGGAAGACTGGTGGGTACATTGAAGGTGACATCAGGATATCTGGTCATCCAAAAGAACAGAAGACTTTTGCAAGGATTGCAGGATATGTCGAACAAAATGACATACATTCTCCACAAGTGACAGTTTTTGAGTCGCTCTGGTTTTCTTCATTTCTACGACTGCCAAAGGAAGTagacaaaaaacaaagaaaggtcTTTTCTCTGACAAAACTCAGGAGTTTTAATATTTTCGTTCTGATTCCTCTGTTTCCTTCTAACTCACAAAGGTTTCACTGCTGTACTCTTTAGGAATTTGTTGAAGAAGTGATGGAACTAGTCGAGCTAGACTCTCTAAGGCATGCTCTGGTAGGGTTGCCAGGCAGTACTGGCTTGTCGACAGAACAAAGAAAACGTTTAACAATTGCAGTGGAGCTTGTTGCAAATCCTTCAATTATATTTATGGATGAACCTACCTCGGGGCTTGATGCACGAGCAGCTGCCATTGTGATGCAAACTGTGCGTAACACTGTTGACACAGGAAGAACAGTAGTCTGTACCATCCATCAGCCGAGTATTGAAATTTTTGAAGCATTTGACGAGGTTTGTCTAATTGAACTTTGTTATGGCCACAAAATTGTTCTGCGTTATGTCATTCTCTTGAAATTTGCAGTTACTTCTGATGAAACGAGGGGGACGAGTAATATATGGGGGAAAGCTAGGAGAGAAGTCTCAAATTATGATTGATTACTTTCAGGTGAATTACAATAATGCTTGTACCTATTTTGCAATCCAACTTGGCATTTTTCATTCGCGAGTGTGGAGGGA
This window contains:
- the LOC113711035 gene encoding ABC transporter G family member 31 isoform X1, whose translation is MAAADGSEYFDVIVEAQGDGFSRPSNAEFVEQDEEELVWAALERLPTHKRSNFALLRRTPSETTDSAEPRSETVDVRKLDRLNRELVVKRALATSDQDNYKLLAAVKERLDRVGIEIPKVEVRFQDLNITANVQVGSRALPTLVNFSRDIVEQVLTKLKIFRPKRYCLTILNNLNGVVKPGRMTLLLGPPGSGKSTLLRALAGKIDEGLKKSGNISYNGQKLEEFCIQRTSAYISQTDNHIAELTVRETLDFAARCQGASEGFAEYMKDLTRLEKERNIRPIPEIDAFMKASSVGGTKHSVSTEYYLKILGLDACSDTLVGNEMLRGISGGQRKRVTTGEMVVGPRKTLFMDEISTGLDSSTTYQIVKCLRNFVHLMEGTILMALLQPAPETFDLFDDLIVISEGYIVYQGPRADVVDFFESLGFRLPPRKGVADFLQEVTSRKDQAQYWADRSKPYVFIPVPKIVEAFQNSRYGQDLAANISASYDKSNAHPSALSKSKYAVSIWELFKACFARELLLISRHRFLYIFRTCQVAFVGFVTCTMFLRTRLHPTDLTNGNLYLACLFFGLVHMMFNGLSELPIMIFRLPVFYKQRDNFFHPAWAWSVSSWITRVPYSVIEAAVWSCVVYYSVGFAPSPGRFFRYMLLLFSMHQMALALFRMIASVSRDITISSTFGSAALLVIFLLGGFIMPKEMIKPWWVWAFWVSPLSYGQRAISVNEFTATRWMEKTTSGNISLGYSILQSHSLPSAGYWYWLGFGVLLVYTLLLNIAGTMALTFLNPIRKSQATIPPEVTQENRVENGSVANSESDTIPSRLGRRKKGMILPFQPLIMSFHNVNYFVDMPKEMSSQGITEKRLQLLSNVSGLFSPGVLTALVGSSGAGKTTLMDVLAGRKTGGYIEGDIRISGHPKEQKTFARIAGYVEQNDIHSPQVTVFESLWFSSFLRLPKEVDKKQRKEFVEEVMELVELDSLRHALVGLPGSTGLSTEQRKRLTIAVELVANPSIIFMDEPTSGLDARAAAIVMQTVRNTVDTGRTVVCTIHQPSIEIFEAFDELLLMKRGGRVIYGGKLGEKSQIMIDYFQSIPSIPPIPSSYNPATWMLEISTPAAEERIGEDFAVIYRNSNQYREVEASIQRASVPPVGSQPLKFASTFAQDAFSQFRTCFWKQNLVYWRTPSYNAVRLFFTTMSAIIIGTIFWDIGTKRDSIQNLFVVMGALYASAMFLGVNNSSSVQPIVSIERTVFYRERAAGMYGPYPYAAAQGLVEIPYVAVQALIYCVITYFMINFERTLGKFFLYLVFNFLTFMYFTFYGMMAVGLTPNQHLAAVISSAFYSLWNLLSGFLVPKPSIPGWWIWFYYICPIAWTLRGIITSQLGDVETKIVGPGFEGSVKEYIEVTFGYGPGMTGVSVAVLLGFSVLFFGIFAISVKVLNFQKR
- the LOC113711035 gene encoding ABC transporter G family member 31 isoform X2; protein product: MTQAKSIRAIKKMTLLLGPPGSGKSTLLRALAGKIDEGLKKSGNISYNGQKLEEFCIQRTSAYISQTDNHIAELTVRETLDFAARCQGASEGFAEYMKDLTRLEKERNIRPIPEIDAFMKASSVGGTKHSVSTEYYLKILGLDACSDTLVGNEMLRGISGGQRKRVTTGEMVVGPRKTLFMDEISTGLDSSTTYQIVKCLRNFVHLMEGTILMALLQPAPETFDLFDDLIVISEGYIVYQGPRADVVDFFESLGFRLPPRKGVADFLQEVTSRKDQAQYWADRSKPYVFIPVPKIVEAFQNSRYGQDLAANISASYDKSNAHPSALSKSKYAVSIWELFKACFARELLLISRHRFLYIFRTCQVAFVGFVTCTMFLRTRLHPTDLTNGNLYLACLFFGLVHMMFNGLSELPIMIFRLPVFYKQRDNFFHPAWAWSVSSWITRVPYSVIEAAVWSCVVYYSVGFAPSPGRFFRYMLLLFSMHQMALALFRMIASVSRDITISSTFGSAALLVIFLLGGFIMPKEMIKPWWVWAFWVSPLSYGQRAISVNEFTATRWMEKTTSGNISLGYSILQSHSLPSAGYWYWLGFGVLLVYTLLLNIAGTMALTFLNPIRKSQATIPPEVTQENRVENGSVANSESDTIPSRLGRRKKGMILPFQPLIMSFHNVNYFVDMPKEMSSQGITEKRLQLLSNVSGLFSPGVLTALVGSSGAGKTTLMDVLAGRKTGGYIEGDIRISGHPKEQKTFARIAGYVEQNDIHSPQVTVFESLWFSSFLRLPKEVDKKQRKEFVEEVMELVELDSLRHALVGLPGSTGLSTEQRKRLTIAVELVANPSIIFMDEPTSGLDARAAAIVMQTVRNTVDTGRTVVCTIHQPSIEIFEAFDELLLMKRGGRVIYGGKLGEKSQIMIDYFQSIPSIPPIPSSYNPATWMLEISTPAAEERIGEDFAVIYRNSNQYREVEASIQRASVPPVGSQPLKFASTFAQDAFSQFRTCFWKQNLVYWRTPSYNAVRLFFTTMSAIIIGTIFWDIGTKRDSIQNLFVVMGALYASAMFLGVNNSSSVQPIVSIERTVFYRERAAGMYGPYPYAAAQGLVEIPYVAVQALIYCVITYFMINFERTLGKFFLYLVFNFLTFMYFTFYGMMAVGLTPNQHLAAVISSAFYSLWNLLSGFLVPKPSIPGWWIWFYYICPIAWTLRGIITSQLGDVETKIVGPGFEGSVKEYIEVTFGYGPGMTGVSVAVLLGFSVLFFGIFAISVKVLNFQKR
- the LOC113711035 gene encoding ABC transporter G family member 31 isoform X3, with the protein product MTLLLGPPGSGKSTLLRALAGKIDEGLKKSGNISYNGQKLEEFCIQRTSAYISQTDNHIAELTVRETLDFAARCQGASEGFAEYMKDLTRLEKERNIRPIPEIDAFMKASSVGGTKHSVSTEYYLKILGLDACSDTLVGNEMLRGISGGQRKRVTTGEMVVGPRKTLFMDEISTGLDSSTTYQIVKCLRNFVHLMEGTILMALLQPAPETFDLFDDLIVISEGYIVYQGPRADVVDFFESLGFRLPPRKGVADFLQEVTSRKDQAQYWADRSKPYVFIPVPKIVEAFQNSRYGQDLAANISASYDKSNAHPSALSKSKYAVSIWELFKACFARELLLISRHRFLYIFRTCQVAFVGFVTCTMFLRTRLHPTDLTNGNLYLACLFFGLVHMMFNGLSELPIMIFRLPVFYKQRDNFFHPAWAWSVSSWITRVPYSVIEAAVWSCVVYYSVGFAPSPGRFFRYMLLLFSMHQMALALFRMIASVSRDITISSTFGSAALLVIFLLGGFIMPKEMIKPWWVWAFWVSPLSYGQRAISVNEFTATRWMEKTTSGNISLGYSILQSHSLPSAGYWYWLGFGVLLVYTLLLNIAGTMALTFLNPIRKSQATIPPEVTQENRVENGSVANSESDTIPSRLGRRKKGMILPFQPLIMSFHNVNYFVDMPKEMSSQGITEKRLQLLSNVSGLFSPGVLTALVGSSGAGKTTLMDVLAGRKTGGYIEGDIRISGHPKEQKTFARIAGYVEQNDIHSPQVTVFESLWFSSFLRLPKEVDKKQRKEFVEEVMELVELDSLRHALVGLPGSTGLSTEQRKRLTIAVELVANPSIIFMDEPTSGLDARAAAIVMQTVRNTVDTGRTVVCTIHQPSIEIFEAFDELLLMKRGGRVIYGGKLGEKSQIMIDYFQSIPSIPPIPSSYNPATWMLEISTPAAEERIGEDFAVIYRNSNQYREVEASIQRASVPPVGSQPLKFASTFAQDAFSQFRTCFWKQNLVYWRTPSYNAVRLFFTTMSAIIIGTIFWDIGTKRDSIQNLFVVMGALYASAMFLGVNNSSSVQPIVSIERTVFYRERAAGMYGPYPYAAAQGLVEIPYVAVQALIYCVITYFMINFERTLGKFFLYLVFNFLTFMYFTFYGMMAVGLTPNQHLAAVISSAFYSLWNLLSGFLVPKPSIPGWWIWFYYICPIAWTLRGIITSQLGDVETKIVGPGFEGSVKEYIEVTFGYGPGMTGVSVAVLLGFSVLFFGIFAISVKVLNFQKR